The following coding sequences lie in one Rothia sp. SD9660Na genomic window:
- a CDS encoding hotdog fold thioesterase: MLEKLGAGALAQKLGITILEASPELTVATMPVEGNTQPVGLLHGGASAALAETLGSISAFLSVVDQKKAAVGVDLNITHLRSVHSGTVTATCRAVKLGRTVCVHAIDITDEAGKLIATARITNNIIDLP, from the coding sequence ATACTTGAAAAGCTAGGAGCTGGGGCCCTCGCGCAGAAGCTGGGCATTACCATCCTGGAGGCGTCTCCAGAACTGACCGTCGCCACCATGCCGGTGGAGGGTAATACCCAACCGGTAGGCCTACTTCACGGTGGGGCCTCAGCAGCCCTGGCAGAGACACTGGGTTCTATCTCAGCCTTTCTGTCGGTGGTCGATCAGAAGAAGGCGGCTGTAGGTGTTGATCTGAACATTACCCACCTGCGTTCAGTACACTCTGGCACCGTCACCGCAACCTGCCGGGCAGTCAAGCTGGGCCGCACCGTCTGCGTCCACGCCATTGATATTACTGACGAAGCAGGCAAGCTCATTGCCACCGCCCGCATTACCAATAACATCATCGACCTACCCTAA
- the polA gene encoding DNA polymerase I → MTRPETSAPGKLMLIDGHSLAFRSFYGTPVDVFVNAEGQHTNAVHGFLSTLISLIKNEQPSHIIVAFDLSGGTFRTEEYGEYKGGRNETPQEFYGQIELIQKILEALNIPSVTLPRYEADDIVATYTRQGREAGFEVQIVSGDRDAFQLVTDTVTVLYPVTTGPTKGIRYMTPAAVEEKYKVAPHLYPDLAALTGEQADNLPGVPGVGPGFAAKWINEYGDLNGVLENAEKIKGKKGEALREHIDDVLRNRRLNRLVDDLELPVTLDDAYGYTPNVEELEELFDYLEFNSIRKRLAELFEGMGQAIPAVEIDIETVETINSADALTSFLASAPDALTAVERAVEVPERLAQAITLWPVVDEQAGQKGLAHGQSLHGLMLVTGARAAYIDVEKQADGVRTALCAWLGDASAPKITFDVKQNFKSLAAYDLPLAGVIEDPVLSSYVCGFIPTVRRRGHREMLEDLTRDYLGQTYPAAPEQEDQGELFSLEPAVVTAHQALLARYVQELAYALHLDLVAKNQLGLYEEIELPAASALARMEIAGVAIDASAISDLKSYYGEHVTRATEAAYEILGHEVNLSSPKQLQGVLFDELGLPTTRKLKSGYSTDADSLEGILGQVAPDSQGASFLGELQTYRDYTKLKQTVEGLGKATAVDGRIHTTYQQNAAATGRLSSTDPNLQNIPIRTEEGRKIRDAFVVAPEPVDGTDYTTLLTADYSQIEMRIMVHLSDDEDLIAAYQAGEDLHRFVGSEVFGVAPEDVTPEMRSKVKAMSYGLAYGLSPFGLSKQLGISVDEATSLRTNYFQRFGKVGRFLRSIVREAHKTGYTETMFGRRRALPDLASSNRQRREAAERAALNSPIQGTAADIIKIAMINIDERLRRENLATRMLLQVHDELILEVAAGEEKIAETILVEEMSGAASLRVPLDVQVGWGRSWHEAGH, encoded by the coding sequence ATGACTAGACCTGAAACTTCTGCACCCGGCAAACTCATGCTCATCGATGGGCACTCCCTGGCTTTCCGCTCTTTTTACGGAACTCCGGTGGATGTTTTCGTCAATGCTGAGGGCCAGCACACCAACGCTGTTCACGGCTTCCTGTCGACCCTGATTTCACTCATTAAAAATGAGCAGCCCAGCCATATCATTGTGGCTTTTGACCTTTCTGGGGGTACCTTCCGCACCGAAGAGTACGGTGAGTACAAGGGAGGACGTAACGAAACCCCTCAGGAGTTCTACGGTCAGATTGAGCTAATTCAGAAGATCCTGGAGGCCCTCAACATTCCCTCGGTGACTCTGCCTCGCTATGAGGCCGACGATATTGTGGCAACCTATACCCGCCAGGGGCGCGAAGCGGGTTTTGAGGTGCAAATCGTATCAGGTGACCGCGACGCCTTCCAGCTGGTGACCGATACCGTGACCGTGCTTTACCCGGTGACCACCGGCCCTACCAAGGGTATCCGCTACATGACTCCGGCAGCTGTAGAAGAAAAGTATAAGGTTGCACCTCACCTTTACCCTGACCTTGCTGCCCTGACCGGTGAGCAGGCCGATAACCTACCAGGTGTTCCCGGGGTGGGGCCCGGATTCGCCGCCAAGTGGATTAACGAATACGGCGATTTGAACGGCGTACTTGAAAACGCCGAGAAGATTAAGGGTAAGAAGGGGGAAGCCCTGCGCGAGCATATAGATGATGTGCTCCGCAACCGCCGCCTCAACCGCCTGGTTGATGACCTAGAGCTACCCGTCACCCTGGATGATGCCTACGGTTATACCCCTAATGTAGAAGAACTAGAAGAACTCTTTGACTACCTGGAGTTCAACTCCATTCGCAAGCGCCTAGCGGAGCTTTTTGAGGGTATGGGGCAGGCTATACCTGCGGTTGAGATTGATATTGAAACCGTGGAAACTATCAACAGTGCGGACGCTCTTACCTCCTTCCTGGCGTCCGCCCCCGACGCGCTCACGGCGGTTGAGCGAGCCGTGGAAGTCCCCGAACGCCTAGCTCAGGCCATTACCCTCTGGCCTGTGGTCGATGAGCAGGCCGGCCAAAAGGGGCTAGCCCACGGCCAATCCCTGCACGGTCTCATGCTGGTTACTGGTGCCCGTGCAGCCTATATTGACGTAGAGAAGCAGGCGGACGGCGTCCGCACGGCCCTGTGTGCCTGGCTGGGGGATGCGTCCGCCCCCAAAATCACTTTTGATGTTAAGCAGAACTTTAAGTCACTAGCCGCCTACGACCTGCCCCTAGCGGGCGTCATTGAAGACCCGGTGCTCTCTTCCTACGTCTGTGGTTTCATTCCCACCGTCCGCCGCCGCGGCCACCGCGAAATGCTTGAAGACCTGACCCGCGATTACCTGGGCCAGACCTACCCCGCCGCACCCGAACAAGAGGACCAAGGCGAACTCTTCTCCCTGGAACCGGCTGTCGTTACCGCCCACCAGGCGCTCCTTGCCCGCTACGTTCAAGAACTGGCCTACGCCCTGCACCTTGATCTGGTGGCTAAAAATCAGCTCGGTCTTTACGAAGAAATCGAGCTGCCGGCCGCGTCCGCCCTGGCCCGCATGGAAATTGCCGGTGTCGCTATCGACGCCAGCGCAATCTCAGATCTCAAGAGCTACTACGGTGAACACGTCACTCGTGCTACCGAAGCGGCCTACGAAATTCTGGGGCACGAGGTCAACCTGTCCTCGCCCAAGCAGCTGCAGGGCGTCCTCTTTGACGAACTAGGCCTGCCGACCACCCGCAAACTCAAGAGTGGCTACTCTACCGATGCCGATTCCCTGGAAGGAATCCTAGGCCAGGTGGCCCCCGACAGCCAGGGTGCCTCCTTCCTAGGCGAACTGCAAACCTACCGCGACTACACCAAGCTCAAGCAGACCGTCGAGGGCTTGGGCAAGGCAACGGCCGTGGACGGCCGCATACACACCACCTACCAGCAGAACGCGGCTGCTACCGGGCGACTCTCGTCCACCGACCCCAACCTGCAGAACATCCCGATCCGCACCGAAGAGGGGCGCAAGATTCGCGATGCCTTCGTCGTGGCCCCCGAGCCGGTTGACGGCACCGACTACACCACCCTACTTACCGCCGACTACTCCCAGATTGAAATGCGCATCATGGTGCACCTATCGGACGACGAGGACCTCATTGCCGCCTATCAGGCGGGGGAGGACCTGCACCGCTTCGTCGGCTCAGAAGTCTTCGGCGTCGCCCCCGAGGACGTAACCCCCGAGATGCGCTCCAAGGTCAAGGCCATGAGCTACGGACTTGCCTACGGCCTCTCACCCTTTGGGCTCTCTAAACAGCTGGGTATCAGCGTGGATGAAGCTACCAGCCTGCGCACCAACTACTTCCAGCGCTTCGGCAAGGTCGGTAGGTTCCTGCGCTCCATCGTGCGCGAAGCCCATAAGACCGGCTATACCGAAACCATGTTTGGCCGTCGCCGCGCCCTGCCCGACTTGGCCTCATCCAACCGTCAGCGCCGCGAAGCTGCCGAACGTGCAGCCCTTAACTCGCCCATCCAGGGTACAGCCGCCGACATCATCAAAATCGCCATGATCAACATTGACGAACGCCTGCGTCGCGAAAACCTGGCCACCCGCATGCTCCTCCAGGTTCACGATGAACTCATTCTCGAGGTCGCCGCAGGCGAAGAAAAAATCGCTGAGACCATCCTGGTGGAAGAAATGAGCGGGGCTGCCTCCCTGCGCGTGCCCCTGGACGTGCAGGTCGGTTGGGGTCGCTCCTGGCACGAAGCGGGGCACTAG
- a CDS encoding dicarboxylate/amino acid:cation symporter: MKKIPLLVWIIVAIIGGILIGAFTPGLISGINDTLGTSIPTDFVVQLFVSFSTIFSAFLSFAIPLIIIGFIVPGIGSLAKGAGKLLGTTVGLAYTSSITAGFLAVTVAHFIYPIILKGQQLTAFENPEEALSAGYLEFTLDPIMSVMSALILAFIMGLGITALNSKNMLNLFQDFQTIIEKLLGYVIIPLLPVHIVGVFANMTMAGQVGQILAVFGKVFVMVIILHWCTLAIQYTVAGAATKRNPITMLRGMLPAYFTAIGTQSSAATIPVTVASAKNVGIKGKIVDFAIPLCATIHLSGSMITITSCAVAVVYMASGSLSFTAMIPVVLVLGLMMVAAPGVPGGAVMTAIGLLQSMLGFDESMVALMIALYLAQDSFGTATNVTGDAAIASLTERVAKAFGADEDDLPETDERDGTLATAH; this comes from the coding sequence ATGAAGAAGATTCCTCTGCTCGTGTGGATTATCGTCGCAATCATCGGCGGTATCCTCATCGGTGCCTTCACCCCCGGCCTTATCTCCGGCATCAACGACACCCTGGGAACCTCCATTCCCACCGACTTCGTCGTCCAGCTCTTCGTCTCCTTCTCCACTATTTTTAGTGCCTTCTTGAGCTTCGCGATTCCGCTGATCATCATCGGCTTCATCGTGCCCGGCATCGGCTCACTGGCCAAGGGCGCTGGCAAGCTGCTGGGCACCACCGTGGGCCTGGCCTACACCTCCTCCATCACAGCGGGCTTCCTTGCCGTGACCGTGGCCCACTTCATTTACCCCATCATCCTCAAGGGCCAGCAGCTCACTGCCTTCGAGAACCCTGAAGAAGCCCTCTCTGCCGGCTACCTGGAATTCACTCTTGACCCCATCATGTCGGTCATGAGCGCCCTGATTCTGGCCTTCATCATGGGCCTGGGCATCACCGCCCTGAACAGCAAGAACATGCTGAACCTCTTCCAGGACTTCCAGACCATCATCGAAAAGCTCCTGGGCTACGTCATCATCCCCCTGCTGCCCGTGCACATCGTGGGTGTCTTTGCTAACATGACCATGGCCGGCCAGGTTGGCCAGATTCTTGCGGTCTTCGGCAAGGTCTTCGTCATGGTTATCATCCTGCACTGGTGCACGCTGGCGATCCAGTACACCGTCGCAGGTGCCGCCACCAAGCGCAACCCCATCACCATGCTGCGTGGCATGCTGCCCGCCTACTTCACCGCTATCGGCACCCAGTCATCGGCCGCCACTATCCCCGTGACCGTAGCCTCAGCAAAGAACGTGGGTATTAAGGGCAAGATTGTGGACTTCGCTATCCCCCTGTGCGCCACCATCCATCTTTCTGGCTCCATGATTACCATTACCTCCTGCGCGGTAGCTGTGGTGTACATGGCCAGCGGCTCCCTGAGCTTCACCGCCATGATTCCCGTGGTACTGGTTCTGGGTCTGATGATGGTTGCTGCCCCCGGCGTACCCGGTGGTGCTGTGATGACCGCTATCGGCCTGCTGCAGTCTATGCTGGGCTTCGATGAATCAATGGTTGCCCTGATGATTGCCCTCTATCTGGCTCAGGATTCCTTCGGCACCGCCACCAACGTCACCGGTGACGCCGCTATTGCCTCTCTCACCGAGCGCGTTGCAAAGGCCTTCGGCGCGGACGAGGACGACCTGCCCGAGACCGACGAGCGCGACGGCACCCTGGCAACAGCCCACTAA
- a CDS encoding response regulator, whose protein sequence is MSEQTTQEPENHDQQPARTVVVAEDEALIRLDIVEILKDHGFNVIAETDNGKKAVELAEEHRPDLVLMDVNMPIMDGIEAAGQISEQQLAPVVLLTAFSQKELVDRATEAGAMAYVVKPFTPNDLIPAIEVAISRYEQIRALQDEVTSIKEQFETRKLVDRAKSLLMTKMGLSEPEAFRWIQKTSMDRRLSMREVAETIVKQVQ, encoded by the coding sequence ATGTCAGAGCAGACCACCCAGGAGCCCGAGAACCACGATCAGCAGCCCGCACGCACCGTCGTCGTCGCTGAAGACGAGGCGCTGATCCGCCTCGACATCGTCGAAATCCTCAAAGACCATGGCTTTAACGTCATTGCCGAGACCGACAACGGTAAAAAGGCTGTAGAGCTGGCCGAAGAGCACCGTCCCGACCTGGTTCTCATGGACGTCAATATGCCTATCATGGACGGCATCGAAGCAGCGGGTCAGATTAGCGAGCAGCAGCTGGCCCCGGTCGTCCTGCTCACCGCCTTTAGCCAGAAAGAGCTGGTGGACCGCGCCACTGAGGCGGGTGCCATGGCCTACGTGGTCAAGCCCTTTACCCCCAACGACCTGATTCCCGCCATCGAGGTGGCAATTAGCCGCTATGAGCAGATTCGTGCCCTCCAAGATGAAGTCACCAGCATCAAGGAGCAGTTTGAGACCCGCAAGCTGGTTGACCGCGCTAAGTCCCTGCTGATGACCAAGATGGGTCTCAGCGAGCCTGAGGCCTTCCGCTGGATTCAGAAGACCTCCATGGATCGCCGTCTGTCCATGCGCGAGGTGGCAGAAACCATCGTCAAGCAGGTGCAGTAG